The following is a genomic window from Artemia franciscana chromosome 4, ASM3288406v1, whole genome shotgun sequence.
CTTTCATCTAAGGCTAATACTACCCCCCTCTTAAACCGATTTACCCACATTGACGGTGACTGTTATCCCAAAACTAGTGAATTTTGTCTTTCAGTCCCCCACATTTTCATTACTATAATCTGGCCTGTGCTGTCAATCTTATTAGACTAACTCTCTCCAATTGCAATCCACAAGAGTAAAATGTAAAAAGGTGGTTTCACGCGGAATCGGCACCTCTTCACCACAAATTGCTACGGGACCTAAAACCAACTCTGAATCACCGAAGGGAACTAAGCCGTCTGCGGTAAGTGTAGACATTTCTAACTATGAATCCGAAACAATCCGTCTAAGTTAGAAAAATAAGACCATGGAAGCAAGTTTATCAGTTTGTCAAGCAGAAAATCTAGAAATCTGGACAAGGCACTCAACGTTTCTGtcagaaaaggaagaaaagaacaaTCAAACTAAAGTGTTGACTGGTTAATTGGAGGTTAAAGACTTTCTTATAGCTCAGCTGAAACAAGAACTCTCGATGGCTATCGAAACCCGCCCTTGTGACCCATCGCAAACCCCCCGTGACCAAGCTACCTTGTCAACGCAAACAGAAAAAGATGCCACTGTTGCTAATTGAAATGCAACCCCTGATAATGAAGAGCAAAACGTAATATCTAGCCCAAGCATAGCCCACGACTGTGCGATCTTTTCAGACGAAATGAATCCTGGTGATACGTCATCAGCTAGTGCAATGCACTCCCTCAGACGCTCGTAGAGAAAAGTGACGTAAGAACGTACGCCGGTAAAACGGACAGTACCACTCGTAAATACAACACGCTTTGCCGGTTCTTTGAACAAGGGTTTTGCAGACGGAAAAAAAGCGACGGTTTTTGCATATATGCTTGAATTTCAGATCAAAATGTTGCAACAAAAATGATTGCAGTTTTGACCATGTAGATTTGTGTAGCGTTTTAACTTTTACCGACAGAGAATGCGTTTTCACTCATGTCACTCCTGACTTTTGGAACACAAGTGGGCGTGTGTCAACAAGCAAGCCATTATTGCTCCCTAATGGACACGCTTACCGGCATCAGTAACAACCTTAATAATAACAggcaaaaaataatttcgaaTCTCTGCCAAGCTTTCAATCACTAGAATTCGATCCCAAGAGCCCCTCTCCCTAAATAACCTACTTTAGTATCCCCTTTcatttcccctccccctcccgtACGCACTTTACCCCCACCTTTTCCCACAATGCCCTGGCATAACCGTTTTCGAAATTTTCAGATGTAAGAAGAAAGATCCACGCGTATTAGCTCCATGCAGAGTTTCTAAAACTTCAAATTGTGACACAAACGCTAATATATTTTCTGCTCCTTTGTCACCGTTTCCGTCTCGTAACCGTTTTGAAGCCCTTCATGATGAATCTGCGGAAATATGGAAAGTCTCAACGGTGATAAAATGGGTGAACTTGAGGGTTATGTTCAAGCAGCCGGAGATGGTATTATTAGAGTTACAGAAGTACATAATCATAGTCCTGAATATCTTATAATACAAGGTTGCAAACAGTTTATTAAACTAAGACATCAGAATTATTCGTTAGGTAAGAAAGGTGGCGGCGTAGCGTGTTTCATACGTGAGCAGTTGGCACCGTGGCCTCTACAGATTCTCCATGTTGATGAAGATGAAATGATTTGGATTATGATTCGACCAAAAAAACTTCCGAGATCTGTAACTGGTATTGTTATTGGAGTGTTTTATTGCTCATCCAGTATGACATCTTTTCGAAAAAAGGTCTTTGCTGAAAAGTTAGATTTGTGATGTTGATTTTATTACTTCTAAGTACCCGAATGTTGGAATTTGCGTTACTGACGATAAGAACGATCTAAGAATTGAAAGCTTCCTCAGAAGTCAAGGACTCAAGCAGATAGTAAAGTTTCCGATTACTAAAGGTAATACTAAACTCGACGTAATTTATACAAATTTGTCAGAATATTATAATGAACCTCCAGACCTACCTCCCCTTAGTGGTAGCTACCACTAAATGATAATGTGGGCTCTTCTACCTTCTTATAAAGTAAAATATGTAGTTGAGAAAGTTTCCTATCTACCTCTTTCGGACAGGGATCTATTAGAGTTTGGGAAACTGGATTACATCCGAGTCTTGGGATAAGGTTGGAATTTTAGAGTCCTCCAACGAAAAAGCTAAATTTCTGCAAGACGaattaagaaacaaatatgAAGAATGCTTCCCTGAGAAAACTTCCAAGCGGTGCAATACAGATAGTTCTTACATAACCCAAACAATTAAAGATTTGATTCAGTATAAAATTCATCtaagaaaagaagggaaaataGGAAATGCTAATATGCTCCGCAAAAAAGTACgtaaaatgacaagaaaagCTGCAGCTGagtattaccaaaaaaattgatagCCTTTTTGAATCAAAGCCTAGCATGTGGTACAAGGAACGATCTTGTGGGAAATCTCCTAGTGTTGTTGACTTTTGTTCAGATTCTAACGATGAAACAGTTAATAACCAGTTAAATGGTCATTTGGCCAGAATAATCCAGTCTTTGCCGCCTCTTGATGTAAAATAAAACGAACCAAGAATATCAGAAAATTCCACATGACGACATACTTTACCTACTATTTCTGAGGATCAAGTTTTTAGCAAAATAAAGATGCTCAAACGAACTAGTATAAATCCCATAGATATTCCAGGTGAACTTATAAAAGTATTTCCTGATAAATTGACTAAGGCACTAACACAAATTTTAAATGCTTTTCAACTTCTTCATTTTACCCACAGATATGGAAAACAGGATATGTATCAAACAGggtattgtaaattttaatttttaagcttttaattgattttagagTGAACACTGCTATTGTGAAAATCATTcagattttttaataaataggttccaaattttaagatataagAAGTCTTTCTCTGAACCTGAGCCAGTTTTTTGCGGTGTACCTCAAGGTACCATCCTGGGTCCCATTCTTTTTCTTGTTATGATTAGTGATATTGCTAATGATTGTGAAGACCGTTGGAAATATATTGATAACCTTATCCTTGGAGAAAGTTGTGAAGCAAACTAATGTAGCAAAGCACAAATTTTAATAGATAACGCGAAAACTGAAGCTTCCGtttcaaatatgacagtaaatgaCAGTAAATCTTCTAAtttaactatttcatttttaaattcttccgAACCAAATTCCCTACCAACTATCTCTGATTCTCTTAAAGTCAGTAAGATTAAACTCTTGGGAGTTATTATTACCAGTGATTTAAAATGGGAAGCAAACACAACTAGTCTAGTAAAAAGGGGTAATAATGGGCTGCAGATGCTCAAGCTTACTTCGAAACATAGCGCCCCTCTAGCTCACCTCCACCGAAAATTTACATCTTTTATTCAACCAATTCTGGAATATGCAGCTCCTGTATGGCATTTTGGACTGACGAATGAGCAAAGCGCCAGGCTTGAAAGAATTCAGGAAAGAGCTCTAATGATGGTTTCGAAGCAGGCAGAAATGTCGTATAAAGAGCTGCTGACAAAGTTTAAAATGCAAgctctggaaaaaagaagagagaaactctGCATGGATTTCGAACAAAAATCTCTGATCCAACCAATCCACAAAACCCTTTTCCCCCTCAATCCACAATAAACCAACTCCCACGCAGAGTTACAGTGCCTGTTGAGAAACTTCAGCCGGTACGGTGTGCCCAGAAGCGGTTAGTGAAGAGTTTTATACCCagttttgtaaaaatgtatCACGAAAATCAAGAGGATTAattagtgttttgttttctttgtttctttttttttgcgtcGCTTATTAATGTGACTATACCAAAGAAATTTGGCAGTGCCATGAaaatttggtgaaaataaaagtttatctatctatctatctatttaaaaatatgcaaaagtgtctttttttttatctctgctTAATATCCCTTACATTCTTCAAGAGGCAGCAATTCATCAGAATATAAGGGCGTGTACATACTTTAGGTGTATATAAGgcaaaatatacttttattaGTCCTAAGGGGATAGTTTTGTTGTAATTCAGGGGCTGCAGACATAAATTTAATTAGTGTGTACCAATAACCATGTTGGCTGAGTACAGTGAATACCGTgtgttaaaattaattaattttatgcgAATAAGAAGAAGTTGAATAATAGCTTCAGTCTTgtactcaaataaaaaaaatagtttcttcaactgaaagtaaaaagcaacattaaaagtgaAAACGAACAGATGTTATTGCATGtacggtggggggggggggggggtaatccaCTTCTTCAAGACCTCACTCGTTGTGGTgaagtttttcagtacttttaaaaaagtttattattgttGTAATGAAACGACCCTTGAGTTTAAGGAGtcgttttttaaagaattgggacaaaatttaaaactttgacctaaagagcgaggtgttgagatGGGGGcatccccctcctcaacatccatTCAACATTCCCAACCCCCTCTTCAGCATCGAATCTCGGCTGTTTGTTGGAATgagttaaataaattttttaaatgaggcTAGTTGTCGACGGGCATTAAAAGTATATTATTTACgaatgttcattttatttatttgttttcaagttTTCACATTATTTTATTGTCAACTAATTGTTGGTAAAGATAGTTTTTGTACTGTTGCTATTTCTACAATATATACTAAGAAATTATAATCACTTGTATAGCATGTTTTCACCCGTCAAGGGACGTTTCTTAGCAGGGCTTTTTTCGTGGGGAGTCTCAATATTAACAACAGAAATCTTATTTCATAATTTAGATAAATTTAGGACTTCTCTTCTGCATACGTGCATGTGTCTGTAATACAGCATTTTCAAAGccataaacaaaaatgtttacTCGGGCCTTGTCTTTCTTGCTAGTTGATGCCCTTCTTAGGGGTCTGTcgtatgcccccccccccaaaaaaaacctcCTGTTGTATCAAAAAAGTTACTCCCTACAGCAAAATATTCTCCTTACAGAACCCTAACCCTAAAAAATTCACCCCGAAAATTCCCCCGAGGAAAATTATctccaaatttaaaaatgagcagCCAAAGGGAAATTAAGACAAATCAAACAAATTAAGGAAGAAAGATACCAGCAATTGTACCTATATTCCAATGTAGAATATAAACGTAGAACATAGGGTGCAAAATAACAGTTTGTTGTAACGAGCTCAAGGAGCAACTCGTGCCAATAGTTACACAACTAAAGCTCATTAAAAGCTCATTAACAACTAAAAgctcattaagtttaaaattacaCAGCAAACGCCACAAGCCtaaaaaatacttgatttttcACGAAATGAGGCAAACACCTCCAAAATAGCAAGTAATCATAATGATAATGAAAACATCCGATTCAACCAGCTACTACTCACGGCAAAATGTTCTCCCCAGAtatccctccccctaaaaaactCATTCCGACAATTTCCCCATGAAAATTAACTCCGAATTAAAAAATGAGCAGCCAAAGGGAAATTAATGCAAATCAAACGAATTATGGAAAGAAGATATCAGAAATTGTGTCTATATTCCAATATAGAATGTAAATGTAAAATATAGGGTGCAAAataacagtttgtggtaacgagctAAAGCATCAACTCGTGCCAACAgtcaccaaaactaaaaatatatataacaaataatatatggTTTGTTTTTATAACTCATATACAGTTGCCACTGATTTCCTTTTCAAATATGAAATCTTACCCTGCAATCATAATTCAACCCCAAAAGAGGAAAATagaactgaaataaaataaatttaaaaataaatgctatCAGATcttctttctaattttaatagtcaaaaggaAAAACTGGCAGTTAAGAAATAGGTAGTCAATTTCCGCGGGGGAAATCTCTCATGGGAGGATGGAAAATTCCATGAGAGAGTATTCTCTAGAGGGAGTATTTtatagggggaggggtaatgcATCTAGCATCTCTTTTTAGAATAGTTACTGTAAACAGAAAGAACAATATCCTTTGTAGAGATCAGTGCCATACATTTATTCAACTTAATTCGTTTTGAATACATTTTCTCAAGATTCTTATGCACTCTAAACTTCAAACTAAATTTTTAGTCAACTATAGCTCAAAGTATGCTTCGATTATTCATTAGCTCCGCTTTAACATAAGGAACACCTGAAAAGCCAAGACATGAAGCTTATCAGATATACATGTCAGAATTTCATAATCCTTTGACTTTGAGAGCTTTTGCTGATATAATCAAgtctgaaaattaatattttttattccaattctgTAACCTCTTAAAGAATTGTTGCCAAGCGCCAATCCCACTAGTATTCAGACAGATCTTGAAAAAATGCTATAAGTGCTTTTCGAGTTGAGTTTCCAAATTCTACGTTATCGAtatgtttattttacttttaggaGTCTAtcataagaaaatttcaatcaCTAAGCCACAAGCAAGAGTTCAAAAATGACCCCAATTTTAACTTCCTGGTCACATGTATCTCAGCCTTAGCTTTTGttccattaaaaaatattaaaagtttgatGAACTCTGTGGCCATTTCCCCAAAGGTGATAATTACGATTCTCTCTTTAGTTAGTTCAAAGATACCTACGTGCATGCCTTTCAGTCACCCAAccgggggggagtgggggttaGGGGTTACATCACCATGATTTTTACCAGTCTTTTGGAACCACACTGAAAGTGCATTGAATTGAAAACTACAAATGACATGAAGGATTTCCACAATGTCCTCAGTGGTATGTTCACCTGTGCTCATCCAAGTCTTTATAAGCTCTTTGATGGGCCAAAGCGTGACATCCTGTGCAATGCCTGGTGGCTTCACAGACTGCTCAACAGAAGGGTCagaaaactcaaaaataaaaacaaatacttgCTTAACGACTTTCAAGCCACATTCAAACATACCCTcaggaagaaaacaaaataccagAAAGCAATTGCTCACATACAAGGTTATAAAGatgctttgaatgtaaaaataCCCACAAAGACGtgtttttttaaccttttgcAGATTTACCCCCACAAAGAATATTGTACTTTGGGAATACATTACCCTTTTCTTCATGTTTTGTGTGTCCCCTAATGCTTGTGGTTAGATTAGAGCTTGAATAAATTTAGAGGATAAAAACACTTACATTTACTaagaattttatgaaaaaatagcagaaaaataaatacaaattgctCAAACATGTTTTACTCTTTGGATTCgagtttttctctctttgaGTTGCGTTCTGCtcttcagaaaaataaaaaattgcagTGTTTCATATCTTTctcctttaaaataaaatatatattataatatcctcatgagacaaaaaatttaaacagataTGAGCTATTTGATGGTGAGCTATTTGATTGTGGTTGAGCTGATGGTGGTTGAGCTATGGGGTGGTTGAGTTGATGGTGGATGAGTTGTTTGGGAGTTCAATTTTAGGTGGTTGAGTTAAGAGGTAGTTTGAGTTCAGGGTGGTTGAATTCTTTGGTGGTCCAGTTATCTGGGAACCATGAATGATAGTCTGGATTGGGAAACTGATATTTCAGTTTGGTCAAGGATGTCCAAAGGGTAGAGTAGTAGGGCCTTGGCCTTTATAAGgctgaaaaaattgttcttCAGGTGGCAAGAGACTGTGGAAATTCACCTACATCCCCCACCCTACCTTGGGCATCCCTGCCCCCTCACCCATAAAGGACAATATATTCAACACGAAAAAAgcttcataaaatttttataaatatattttcttgacaaaaacaGCTGTTCTAAAACACATCATATTACTCATACTTATCAGatcaatatcaaataaaaaatcaaaaaggtaTTGTTGTCTTAAACTCTAGTTTTTGGCCAAAATTAAGCTAACAGCAGAAATTTCATTAATTGCATTTTATGAATCATTGATCTATCTTAAATAAttcatttaaaacaaagaaaaaacagttgaaatttCATGAAcacactagaactttaaaagTGAACCTGTCATACATCTTTACATCCATTCATTCCATGGAAATGTctgtaaaaaccaaaacaaaattttatggaAGAAACATTGCTTTCTACTAAGCTAATGCTAGCACATATACTATGATAGAAGTGGAAGAATATAAGAGTAAAAtacttattttagttttcccaTCAGCTCCCATATTTCTCTTATGAATCTTTTGTGCATCAATCTTTCTGTGGAGATTCAATTGCCTTAATAATTGTTagtggggaaaaaatgagtaaGGGCGTGACAGGCCTCTCTACCATATGGTAACTTCTGGATTATATTTCACAatcattttaaaacttattctACTATTACTTGTTCAGTGACCATTTTGAGTTTTAGCAGGAACTATTCCTGGGATTGAAATTGTTAAAAGTTGTATTTAAAACAGCCAACCTGCTATTTTCTATGAATGGCATCAATAGTAGTTTCTATAGATAGTATGTATTGAATCAaatgtttgaatttaaaaaatcaagcaGCATCTGCCAGCCTGCTTGTAAAATGGATTgtgaactaagaaaaaaaatctttcattcTTCAAATTCAGAGTATACAACAGTATTACTGCCACCTGAGACCAGCCTGAGACTTCAGAGTATACAACAGTATTACTAATAGCTTAAATAATTATagccacctgagaccaacaTTGTGTGAAGCTGTTTCAGTTTTTTGATTCTGTTTACCTTTCTGAGGTAGAAGGCCTCAGAAGTATTTTTTAGACCATGGTCTCAAAAGCTTCAAATATGTAGCTTCCAATAATATAGAAATTATggataatgtttttttttaattagaatgatTCTGAAGACAAATATGCTATTAAATATTGTGTTCTCATAATAAGGAAAATGTAATATTTGCttgcaatagaaaaaaaaatcctattattcatttttagaaaGTAGCCTATTTGGTATTTATAAGATAAATTGGAAGTTGCATTGCCTATCATTATTCACCTTGAAAAACTACTTCATTCCAAAGTTTAcatataacaaaaatacaagcaaataTGGCTTAGCTATTAAAAgtgataaattaaaataattaatttgttttaactttagagtttttaaattaaacaacagACAGGTTGTAACACAAgttatttcttttcattaaaaggCAGTATAAACATAAACAGAGACTTATTAAATGCTTGCAATATCAATATGGACTAAAACAAAACATCCCAATTTCTTAAGGTGATGAAAAGCCTtgcaaattgaaaaatgttttgttttttccaaagacaGCTACTCAAATCTAGCTGATACAATTTGCAAAGATAAGACAGAAGAAATACATTACAAATACAGTTTATTACCATTTTCTATCAGAGTTACAAATAATGGTTATCTATTAGTTGGCATTTCAGGAGGTAAATAACTATCATCCTTCTTTTCCATCtgttttttctcatattttggaattttatcCATAAGTTCTTTCAATAGTTGTTCATTCTTTTCAGCTTGTAATAgccacttttcttctttttcaaaaaagaatagatgattttctttttcttgcagttgtttcttcttttcctctatttcttttagctttttaagtttCTCTAATGATTTCACTTGTTCTTTAACTAATGTTTCTCTTTCAGATTGCCATTCCTTATATAGCTTGGTCTGGGTgtcaatgtattttttctcaaagttctTAACAGCATTTTCAAtgtcttctttcattttttgctCTATGCTATTTTCTAGCAATTTTCCACTATGCTTAACCTTGCTTAGACAATCTAAAATGTTGTCTTTATTTTCACTGTTTGAAGAGCTAACCATCtcaaatactttttcaaatatttcatcaTAGATGGGAGTCTTGGTATCTAAAATCACTTTAAGAACTTCCTTTAGATTGTTGAATTTTTCATACAATGTCCATCCTAATAATTGTAAAGATAATTCATAGCTACCAGATCCATCCAAGTTAGCATAGGCAAATGTCTTACCAATCAAGTGTTGTGGGTTCTCAAGATCAAAATGGTCATCAAAATATGGTTCACGGATATAATCCACCCTTACTTTAACTTCCTCTTCTGGTTCTTCAATGACTGGTTTTGGGAAAGGATTCCATGGTTCTGTAGAAGgattaaaaagatataaaaaacaggaatacatagccaaagattttgataaatcaGAGCCAAAGTCTTCCTGAAGCATTAGCTGGATTGCACACTTTGCAGCATCTTGGTAGTTGTTTCCTTTCAGAAACATGTCCATTAATAGGCATGATGTATATGAATCAAGAAATATGCCATAATTTAGTCTATCATttaacattttcattaaaagatcTGATTTGTTGAGTTTTACTAGGGCTCTTATAACTGCATGCTGTGATGAAGGAAGTACAAATGCAGTGCTAGGTGACCTCCTAAATCTATTTATAATTTCTTCAAAGTCAATGAGATGGTTTTCATCTGTCATTTTGTTGACATATATATCAAAGTCAACTGGTGTGACCTTAGCAGATGCACTAAAAGCTTTTAATAGCTCATTATTCAATTCATCAAAATTAACCTGGGACAAAAGTGCAGAAGATAATCTTTCATTCCACTGTTCTTCGCAATGGTAAGCTTGGCTTAAAAAGTTTCTAAAGAATCTTGGAGAGCAAGCTGAGTATATTTTACGTAAATGATTCATGAGTAAAATTACTGGCATTGATGTTGATTTGAAAATCTTGCGTATGTATGCTAGTTACAGAGTTGTCGCAGAAACAAATAGTGAGCGTTTGGctcagttctttttttctatcctTTCTGCGgtgtttttttaacaaaaggaATAGTGGCCCGACTTGCCCGGACAATCCGACTTGTCTGGACATCTACCCTCATCGCTCTAATAATAAGGATTAAGTTTGATCCTTCCTAAAAGTAATCTAATTAAAGTTTGAGACTACTATTTTTTCGATCCTTGCTTTAATATGATTTATTGTCTCCGATCCTCTGCTTAACTGttcatttagatgggcaaagaagCATAGGATAAAAAGCGCTgataaataaagtaataatGCATTTATGATAATTGCTATTGGTAAAATAGCAGTTTGACAGATTTTTAATACATAAACTGTTacacatcaaatttcatcctcATATGACTGATCATAAAATCGAGCAGGATGACCGTTTCTTTAAGCATTGACCTCAATCAATGTTACCAATTTTGCTTATCCTCATAAGTATGGAGATATGATcggaaagaatatttttttcctttctattagcttttttattattatcctgaaggatacaaaaaaaaatagttttttttagagcaAATAGGATTTTCTGCGGCTACATAGAAGGTCATGGATCATTAcgttaaaaagaatatattaccTTTCTCCTCCTTTGGAAGGCCAGAAATTGTTTAATGAGGGAAATCCAACACCTTTTATCCCAAAAGAAGATGCATTCTAACTAGACCGGTCGTCctactgaaaatatttcagtatGCAGACACGCGgtaaattcaaattgaaaaatcaGAAGTTTTCCATGCTCTATTTGTCCTGTAGTGGCGCAGtaggtttgaccttagcttggtaatacgggacccagagatcgaatcatgctgcagcaatgcactgcagggccgacgcagggaccttagtagtcaagaagcgtggTTAATCTGATACAtgctctatttatttttcttttaaacctgTTAGTTTTTGTAGACGTCCATAGCACATATACCACATGGTCTATCTTTGATTAAATTCATATTATCTTAACAGCTAGTCTTTGGACTAAGCCGGAAAACGGATTCTTTGAATGCGGAAATTGGACAGAAAAATTCTTTGCCTTAAAGTAGTGTTAATTGAATCAATTAGGACTGACAGGATTTTTCATCTTTCTAAATTCTTCCGTAACATCAGCTGGAAGGGGCTGAGAATAAATTTCTGCTTTCAACAAGTGCTGGCTTCGAGAAACTTATTTCCCTTCGACTTCTAGTGCCTAATTTTTAAGGTTAATTTTAACTGCATTGTCTGCCAAAAAagagttcttaaaaaaaacgaagaccCATATTAAGACACAAAATGAGTAGAATTATCTTCTTGCAATAAATCAAACCTAAAAGGAACACTAATTACTGTCAATGCATAATTAAAacccaaacaaaaagaaattaaaagcaaCCTAAAGACGAAAATACATCTGAAGATTAAAATTGAGTCTTGAAACTAACAATCAAATCATAATTATAGCAAAGACCAATCAGCAAAATAAAAGTAGGGTTGTTGCCACCATAAATTGTTGAGAGCTAAAGGGTTGCACTTCACTAATAACGATTTGTGTTTGTcacaaaatcagcaaaaaacataaaaaaataacactacAAGGCAGATCAGGGCTTGGAAATAATGTTAATGCCTTTCAAGCCGTCTAAAGAGtctgaataaaatttaatactaacaactcaccgcagcaccaagccacctgaggctaaTACatctacgcacgctcctcctccattccaatcttTTCAAAGGCTTCCTCTTcataccctcccaggaagttcccatttcctttaaatctttctttgcgacatcttcccaccccagacgaggacggtctgctttccatttagccctagacggtgtGCCAAATAGGACAAGTTTCGGCAATAAGTCATCCTTCgtctgcagaacgtgccctagccatctcaacatttctttcattttagccctagaaagcgggattgaaccacatttttcttttacagtctactgtttgaaatacagtcagttatccggatacccagaacaatctgtaagcattttctctggaaaacatctagtaattCTTCATTTGCTTTTCAAGTTGCCCACGCTTCTGAGCCTTATTTGACCACTTTTTATCACATTcctttccaaactttttttaactgtgaaaaaacacaatGAGCTTTGgcaattttacttttaacatctctaatgctcccaccgtctttactaataatactaccaaggtaagcgaatatgcccacctgatcaatctttttgttacccaatgtcacctttaTATCTTcacttaattttcaaacctaatcTAGCACCCCGAACTCACAAAATCTCCAAAAGTtgattcattttgctcacactttcatctcgGATGCTTAAATCCGATTTCGGGGTCTTGATTTTCTATCAAATCCAAGTGATTGGAagaatgttttaaattctagtaaaattattattgatGGTCCTGGTAATTATATTTCTAAGTCAGGTTAGGAATCGCATTATGCTGCTATTTTTTCCCGGATTAATTATGCAGTTCATTCACGTTTTTCCGCTGTTTTCAAACGTATGCTACCGTCTGCTCTATCTCAGCAGGATATATTACCCATATCCGCTGATTCAATTTGCCTGGCTAATAAAAGGCTTAAGTCTAAGTCAGTTGACACCGATGGAATATCAGTGAATCATTTAAAACCTGATTGCCCCCCTTTAATATCGCATTTACAACTACTTTTTCAATTGTGTTTGTGTTGTTCTGTCGTGCCGGACAGTTTCTTGTGTG
Proteins encoded in this region:
- the LOC136025982 gene encoding small ribosomal subunit protein mS27-like yields the protein MPVILLMNHLRKIYSACSPRFFRNFLSQAYHCEEQWNERLSSALLSQVNFDELNNELLKAFSASAKVTPVDFDIYVNKMTDENHLIDFEEIINRFRRSPSTAFVLPSSQHAVIRALVKLNKSDLLMKMLNDRLNYGIFLDSYTSCLLMDMFLKGNNYQDAAKCAIQLMLQEDFGSDLSKSLAMYSCFLYLFNPSTEPWNPFPKPVIEEPEEEVKVRVDYIREPYFDDHFDLENPQHLIGKTFAYANLDGSGSYELSLQLLGWTLYEKFNNLKEVLKVILDTKTPIYDEIFEKVFEMVSSSNSENKDNILDCLSKVKHSGKLLENSIEQKMKEDIENAVKNFEKKYIDTQTKLYKEWQSERETLVKEQVKSLEKLKKLKEIEEKKKQLQEKENHLFFFEKEEKWLLQAEKNEQLLKELMDKIPKYEKKQMEKKDDSYLPPEMPTNR